A single window of Flagellimonas maritima DNA harbors:
- the hisH gene encoding imidazole glycerol phosphate synthase subunit HisH, which yields MKIVIIDYGAGNIQSIKFAIQRLGFTARLTNDVEEIKNADKVIFPGVGEASSAMRKLRASGLDMIIPDLKQPVLGICLGMQLMCNASEEGNTKGLGIFDLDVVKFPLSVKVPQIGWNQIGDLKSDLFRNIPEKSHIYLVHSFYAPIGKETLATSEYALPYSAALGKANFYGTQFHPEKSSTIGAKILQNFLELK from the coding sequence ATGAAAATAGTAATCATAGACTATGGCGCTGGAAACATCCAGAGCATCAAATTTGCCATTCAGCGTTTGGGTTTCACGGCGCGTTTGACGAATGATGTCGAGGAAATTAAAAATGCGGATAAGGTTATTTTTCCCGGGGTAGGTGAGGCGAGCTCTGCAATGAGAAAATTACGGGCGAGCGGACTGGATATGATTATTCCTGACTTGAAACAACCCGTTTTGGGAATATGTTTGGGGATGCAGCTGATGTGCAATGCATCCGAAGAGGGAAATACAAAAGGTCTTGGGATTTTTGATTTGGATGTCGTGAAATTTCCGCTATCCGTAAAAGTGCCACAAATTGGTTGGAACCAGATAGGTGATTTAAAATCGGATTTGTTCAGAAATATTCCCGAGAAATCACACATCTATTTGGTACATAGTTTTTATGCGCCTATTGGAAAAGAAACCCTGGCAACATCGGAATATGCTTTGCCTTACAGTGCCGCACTTGGAAAGGCCAATTTTTATGGAACCCAGTTTCACCCTGAAAAAAGTAGTACTATTGGAGCAAAGATTTTACAAAATTTTTTAGAATTAAAATGA
- a CDS encoding GNAT family N-acetyltransferase: protein MNNDYYITTEKSRMDVDLIHKYLTKSYWAKGRSKSLVLKSMENSICFGIFDKSNNQIGFARVVSDLVVFAWLMDVFILDSYQGKGIGKILLKFIFEYPEFKNVNVIGLRTNDAHALYAQFGFERIPNPETWMLKKNT, encoded by the coding sequence ATGAACAACGACTATTATATCACTACCGAAAAATCAAGAATGGATGTTGATTTAATTCATAAATATCTCACTAAATCATATTGGGCGAAAGGAAGAAGTAAATCTTTGGTATTGAAATCAATGGAGAACTCAATTTGCTTTGGGATTTTTGATAAAAGTAACAACCAAATCGGCTTTGCCAGAGTAGTGAGTGATTTAGTGGTGTTTGCATGGCTAATGGATGTTTTCATACTTGATTCGTATCAAGGAAAAGGAATTGGAAAAATACTCTTAAAATTTATTTTTGAATACCCAGAGTTTAAAAATGTAAACGTAATAGGGCTTAGAACGAACGATGCACATGCTTTATATGCTCAATTTGGTTTTGAAAGAATACCGAATCCAGAAACCTGGATGCTAAAAAAGAATACTTAA
- a CDS encoding HisA/HisF-related TIM barrel protein, which produces MRIIPAIDIIEGKCVRLSKGDYATKKIYNESPLEIAKKFESHGIQYLHLVDLDGAKSKHIVNHKVLENIATHTNLKIDFGGGLKTDEDLHIAFESGADQITGGSIAVKEKEIFLAWLQKYGTSKIILGADAKDEKVAVSGWLEESDKELIPFIQSYQKNGVKYIICTDISKDGMLEGPSFELYKKILSNTMKTETSITGSGVEDSEVIGISLIASGGISSFEELPKLKEIGCEATIIGKAIYENRISLKQLENYILENV; this is translated from the coding sequence ATGCGAATTATACCAGCCATTGATATTATCGAAGGAAAATGTGTCCGATTGTCCAAAGGAGATTATGCTACCAAAAAGATTTATAACGAAAGTCCTTTGGAAATTGCAAAGAAATTTGAATCCCATGGTATTCAATATTTACATTTGGTAGATTTGGATGGTGCCAAATCGAAGCACATCGTCAACCACAAAGTATTGGAAAATATAGCGACACATACCAATCTTAAAATTGATTTTGGGGGCGGTCTAAAAACAGATGAAGATTTACACATAGCCTTTGAAAGCGGGGCCGATCAAATTACGGGCGGAAGTATTGCGGTAAAAGAGAAAGAGATATTCTTGGCCTGGTTGCAAAAATATGGCACATCAAAAATTATATTGGGAGCAGATGCCAAAGATGAGAAAGTTGCAGTTTCAGGATGGTTGGAAGAATCAGATAAGGAATTGATTCCATTTATTCAATCCTATCAAAAAAATGGAGTCAAATATATCATCTGTACGGATATAAGTAAAGATGGAATGTTGGAAGGGCCTTCGTTTGAACTTTACAAAAAGATTCTGTCCAATACCATGAAAACAGAAACTTCCATAACTGGGAGTGGCGTAGAAGATAGCGAAGTCATAGGTATTAGTTTGATTGCAAGTGGAGGTATTTCCAGTTTTGAAGAATTGCCAAAACTTAAGGAAATTGGTTGCGAAGCAACTATTATTGGAAAAGCTATCTATGAGAATAGAATCAGTTTAAAACAACTGGAGAACTATATTTTAGAAAATGTATAA
- a CDS encoding DinB family protein: MYKQWQTEVVLNANYRMEENLRMIKICLEKLSDKVIWQKPNESTNSIGNLILHLCGNITQYGISSIQGTEDNRNRNEEFMTLSGLDKDELFQKLVSTVEKAKFVFNSATNDELIKKRSVQGFEFSGIGNIIHVVEHLSYHTGQIALWTKILINSDLGFYDGIDLNVKNE; this comes from the coding sequence ATGTATAAACAGTGGCAAACAGAAGTAGTACTCAATGCAAACTATAGAATGGAGGAAAACCTACGCATGATCAAAATCTGCTTGGAGAAACTCTCAGACAAAGTAATTTGGCAAAAACCCAATGAAAGTACAAATAGCATTGGAAATCTCATTTTACATCTATGTGGCAATATCACACAATATGGGATTTCTTCGATTCAAGGTACCGAGGATAACAGGAACCGGAATGAAGAATTTATGACTTTATCCGGTTTGGACAAAGACGAACTATTTCAAAAACTGGTTTCAACCGTAGAAAAAGCCAAGTTTGTGTTTAACTCGGCAACAAACGATGAATTGATAAAGAAAAGGTCGGTACAAGGATTCGAATTCTCTGGAATTGGTAATATTATTCATGTAGTGGAACACCTGTCATATCATACGGGGCAAATAGCGCTATGGACCAAAATTTTAATCAATAGCGATTTAGGGTTTTACGATGGGATTGATCTAAATGTTAAGAATGAATAG
- the hisF gene encoding imidazole glycerol phosphate synthase subunit HisF translates to MLTKRIIPCLDIKNGRTVKGVNFVDLRDAGDPVELAQIYAEKGADELVFLDISATEEKRKTLAELVYHVAEKVNIPFTVGGGISSVEDVDVLLQNGADKVSINSSAVKRPELINELVAKFGSQCIVVAIDAKQIDGNWKVHLVGGKVPTDIDLFEWAKEVEERGAGEILFTSMNHDGTKGGFANEGLAKLSTLVNIPIIASGGAGAISHFTDTFTDGKADAALAASIFHFKEIEIKDLKQQLRKEGIPVRL, encoded by the coding sequence ATGCTGACAAAACGAATAATTCCATGCTTGGACATTAAAAATGGGCGCACTGTAAAAGGTGTAAATTTTGTCGACCTTAGGGATGCGGGAGACCCAGTGGAACTTGCCCAAATATATGCGGAGAAAGGCGCTGACGAATTGGTATTTTTAGATATTTCGGCAACAGAGGAAAAAAGAAAAACCTTAGCGGAGTTGGTGTATCATGTCGCGGAAAAAGTTAATATTCCATTTACTGTGGGTGGAGGAATCTCATCTGTTGAAGATGTTGATGTATTACTCCAAAATGGAGCTGATAAGGTTTCTATTAATTCTTCAGCCGTCAAAAGACCGGAATTGATTAATGAATTGGTAGCCAAGTTTGGTTCGCAGTGCATCGTTGTTGCCATAGATGCCAAACAAATCGATGGAAACTGGAAAGTTCATTTAGTAGGAGGGAAAGTACCAACGGACATTGATTTGTTCGAATGGGCCAAGGAAGTTGAAGAGCGCGGTGCGGGAGAAATACTCTTTACTTCCATGAATCATGATGGAACAAAAGGTGGTTTTGCAAATGAGGGCCTTGCTAAACTATCTACCTTGGTTAATATCCCAATAATTGCGTCGGGCGGCGCAGGGGCAATTTCACATTTCACTGATACTTTTACTGATGGAAAGGCGGATGCAGCATTGGCCGCCAGTATTTTTCATTTTAAGGAAATAGAAATAAAGGATTTAAAGCAACAATTGCGGAAAGAAGGAATTCCCGTTAGACTATAA
- the hisIE gene encoding bifunctional phosphoribosyl-AMP cyclohydrolase/phosphoribosyl-ATP diphosphatase HisIE: MKIDFNKNNDGLVPAIIQDVKTKNVLMLGYMDQEALDVTQETKRVTFFSRSKRRLWTKGEESGNFLNLVSIKNDCDNDTLLVMVNPEGPTCHKGTDTCWAGDNTQNFGFLTELEEIITSRKEHQDDEKSYVASLFKKGINKIAQKVGEEAVETVIEAKDDNDELFLNESADLLFHYLILLQAKGYTLKDIVKVLESRH, from the coding sequence ATGAAAATAGACTTCAACAAAAATAACGATGGATTAGTACCTGCAATAATTCAGGATGTTAAAACAAAAAATGTCCTTATGTTAGGATATATGGACCAAGAGGCATTGGATGTTACGCAAGAAACCAAAAGGGTCACTTTTTTTAGTCGTAGTAAAAGGCGATTATGGACAAAAGGCGAGGAGAGTGGCAACTTCTTGAATCTAGTGAGCATAAAAAATGATTGTGATAATGATACCCTACTCGTTATGGTAAATCCAGAAGGGCCGACTTGTCATAAAGGAACCGATACCTGTTGGGCTGGGGACAACACACAGAATTTTGGATTTCTAACGGAACTAGAGGAGATTATAACTTCCCGAAAAGAACACCAGGATGATGAAAAAAGCTATGTTGCGTCATTGTTTAAAAAAGGCATTAATAAAATAGCCCAAAAAGTAGGGGAGGAAGCTGTTGAAACTGTGATTGAGGCCAAAGACGATAACGATGAACTTTTTTTGAACGAAAGCGCGGATTTATTGTTCCATTATTTGATTTTATTGCAGGCCAAAGGATATACACTGAAAGACATTGTAAAAG